The genomic DNA CCGGAAGCGCGTGAAGGAGGAGAAGAACAAGCAGGGCTCCGTGCTGGCGGACCTTCCGGAAGAGGAGCACCGCGCGTTCGGAGAGCGGGTCCGCGACGCCTCGGAGCGTGCGATCGCGGCGTACCGCGCCCTTCTCGAAGAGGGGACGGCGAAGGAGCTGGCCCGGATCGTTCTCCCACTCAACATGTACACGCAGTTCTACTGGTCGGTGAACGCGCGCGCCC from Candidatus Eisenbacteria bacterium includes the following:
- the thyX gene encoding FAD-dependent thymidylate synthase, yielding RKRVKEEKNKQGSVLADLPEEEHRAFGERVRDASERAIAAYRALLEEGTAKELARIVLPLNMYTQFYWSVNARALMNFLRLRCDEHAQHEIRLYAEAARAIFREKMPWTAEVFDSLTGTREAGGTGRR